The following coding sequences are from one Verrucomicrobiia bacterium window:
- a CDS encoding AAA family ATPase, giving the protein MNRTTPRVFIAATRQNDGKTTTSLGLMAALQRYYPRIGYIKPVGQRFVEIAEQKIDEDTVLMDSVYKLNCPLVDMSPIAVEPDFTRRYLESANNDALVQKIQRAFDRVAWEKDFVLCEGSGHAGVGAVFDLSNAQVARVLGAKVIIVSRGGIGKPIDEVTLNKALFDKEGVEIIGVIINKVLPEKLDYISDFARRGLARKGLELLGVLPHLPILTRPSIATIMEELNAKLLNEGRPMQTLVHDLIIGAMSVHHALRCFQPGVLAIVPGDREDILLALAAALDAGAPIGAAGIVLVDEFKPDLTVREVIRQMPFPVLLAEGDSYTVTSKIHDLVVKTRPDDWEKINLIRDLIGRHVDVPKILRALEPA; this is encoded by the coding sequence ATGAATCGGACCACACCGCGCGTCTTCATTGCCGCCACGCGCCAGAACGACGGCAAAACCACCACCAGCCTCGGCCTCATGGCCGCCCTGCAACGCTACTATCCCCGCATCGGCTACATCAAACCGGTGGGGCAGCGTTTTGTGGAAATCGCCGAGCAGAAAATTGACGAGGACACCGTCCTCATGGACAGCGTGTACAAGCTCAACTGCCCCCTGGTGGACATGTCCCCCATTGCCGTGGAGCCGGACTTTACCCGGCGCTACCTCGAAAGCGCCAACAACGATGCCCTGGTGCAAAAAATCCAGCGCGCCTTTGACCGCGTGGCCTGGGAAAAAGATTTTGTCCTCTGCGAAGGCTCCGGCCACGCGGGCGTGGGCGCCGTGTTTGATTTGTCCAACGCCCAGGTGGCGCGCGTCCTCGGCGCCAAGGTCATCATTGTGTCCCGCGGCGGCATCGGCAAGCCCATTGACGAAGTCACGCTCAACAAGGCCCTGTTTGACAAGGAAGGCGTCGAAATCATCGGTGTCATCATCAACAAAGTGCTGCCCGAAAAACTCGATTACATCAGCGACTTCGCCCGCCGCGGCCTGGCCCGCAAAGGGCTGGAATTACTTGGAGTCCTGCCCCATCTGCCCATCCTCACCCGCCCCTCCATTGCCACCATCATGGAGGAGCTGAACGCCAAGCTCCTCAACGAAGGCCGCCCCATGCAGACCCTGGTGCACGATCTCATCATCGGCGCCATGAGTGTCCACCATGCGTTGCGCTGCTTTCAACCCGGCGTCCTGGCCATTGTCCCGGGCGATCGGGAGGATATTCTGCTGGCCCTCGCCGCCGCCCTGGACGCCGGTGCCCCCATTGGCGCGGCAGGTATTGTGCTGGTGGACGAGTTCAAACCCGATCTCACCGTTCGCGAGGTCATCCGCCAGATGCCCTTCCCCGTGCTGCTCGCTGAGGGGGACAGTTACACCGTCACCTCCAAAATCCATGATTTGGTGGTCAAAACCCGCCCGGATGACTGGGAAAAAATCAATCTCATTCGCGATCTGATTGGCCGGCATGTGGATGTGCCTAAAATCCTGCGTGCCCTGGAGCCTGCTTGA